The Miscanthus floridulus cultivar M001 chromosome 7, ASM1932011v1, whole genome shotgun sequence genome includes a region encoding these proteins:
- the LOC136463533 gene encoding uncharacterized protein: MSVKQTPSSSTAAAFYATLARGLDDLDRALAASSSSSAFLSLPTLRAALALLHAAHAGLARLVASLHLPGGAAWLDEYMDEASRLCDACRALRLGAAAVEGYAGSAAQLASLLMQAPSSPHLSRQVSRAISVCRREAMALKEENRALVETRAEALALRLSEGVPADAKLGGFNGFRGVLCATRMLTSFLLTLLSWGVLHYWPAPNAGAAGDCAAYFGAAFASALSRAQQRATAEAGRSVAAPAPGGGGAGVMMHEFRRARAAVEEAKDAVERGGDVAAAAAAAEVDLRAGALRAACEDVLALIDDLFDEVVEGRKKLLDLCSGGGN, from the exons ATGAGCGTCAAGCAGACACCGTCCTCGTCCACGGCGGCCGCCTTCTACGCGACGCTGGCCCGCGGCCTCGACGACCTGGACCGGGCGCTGGcggcgtcctcgtcctcgtcggcgTTCCTGTCGCTTCCCACGCTCCGGGCCGCGCTGGCGCTGCTTCACGCCGCGCACGCGGGCCTGGCGCGCCTGGTCGCGTCGCTTCACCTCCCAGGGGGCGCGGCCTGGCTGGACGAATACATGGACGAGGCGTCCAGGCTCTGCGACGCGTGCCGCGCGCTGCGgctcggcgccgccgccgtcgagggctacgccggaAGCGCCGCGCAGCTCGCCTCGCTCCTCATGCAGGCGCCCTCGAGCCCCCACCTCTCGAGACAG GTGTCGCGTGCGATCAGCGTGTGCAGGCGCGAGGCCATGGCGCTCAAGGAGGAGAACCGCGCGCTGGTGGAGACGCGCGCGGAGGCGCTGGCGCTGCGCCTCAGCGAGGGCGTCCCCGCTGACGCTAAGCTGGGCGGTTTCAACGGCTTCCGCGGCGTGCTTTGCGCCACCCGGATGCTCACCTCCTTCCTGCTCACGCTTCTCTCGTGGGGCGTGCTCCACTACTGGCCCGCCCCGAACGCGGGCGCCGCGGGGGACTGCGCCGCCTACTTCGGCGCCGCGTTCGCGTCGGCGCTGTCCCGCGCGCAGCAGCGCGCCACGGCGGAGGCCGGCAGGTCTgtggccgcgcccgcgcccggcggcggcggcgccggggtGATGATGCACGAGTTCCGGCGCGCgcgggcggcggtggaggaggccaAGGACGCCGTCGAGCGCGGCGGCGacgtggcggcggccgcggccgcggcggaggTCGACCTGCGCGCGGGCGCGCTCCGGGCCGCGTGCGAGGACGTGCTGGCGCTCATTGACGACCTGTTCGACGAGGTGGTGGAGGGCAGGAAGAAGCTGCTGGAcctctgcagcggcggcggcaactGA